A stretch of the Sulfuritortus calidifontis genome encodes the following:
- the queF gene encoding preQ(1) synthase, producing the protein MPSQPTKDLETFENPTPTRDFQIHIEIPEFTCLCPKTGQPDFATLFLDYIPDQKCVELKSLKLYIWSFRNEGHFHEAVTNRILDDLVRATEPRFMRLTAKFYVRGGIFTNVVAEHRKAGWQPQPRVELAEFAPQSNTRG; encoded by the coding sequence ATGCCTAGCCAGCCGACAAAAGACCTGGAAACCTTTGAAAATCCGACACCTACGCGCGATTTTCAAATCCATATCGAGATTCCGGAGTTCACCTGCCTCTGCCCCAAGACCGGCCAACCCGATTTCGCCACCCTGTTTCTGGACTACATCCCGGATCAAAAATGCGTCGAGCTCAAGAGCCTCAAGCTCTACATCTGGTCCTTCCGCAACGAAGGCCATTTCCACGAGGCGGTGACCAACCGCATCCTCGACGACCTGGTGCGCGCGACCGAGCCCCGCTTCATGCGCCTGACCGCCAAGTTCTACGTGCGCGGCGGCATCTTCACCAATGTCGTGGCCGAGCACCGCAAGGCCGGCTGGCAGCCGCAGCCGCGCGTCGAGTTGGCCGAGTTCGCGCCGCAATCGAACACCCGCGGCTAA
- the dapC gene encoding succinyldiaminopimelate transaminase, which produces MNPRLQQLQPYPFQKLRELLAGVTPEAGLSAINLSIGEPKHPTPAFIKQALTEALGGLAHYPVTQGSDTLREAIAGWAQRRYGVELDPASQVLPVNGSREALFAFAQAVIDQTRHVKRILSPNPFYQIYEGAAILAGAKPYFLNTLPENGFRMDFSLVPEDMWETVQMVYVCSPGNPTGKVMTLDDWSELFVLADEYDFVIAADECYSEIYFDEGAPPLGALTAAKELGRDFSRLVVFNSLSKRSNVPGLRSGFVAGDAEVIRQFLLYRTYHGSAMNPAVQAASSAAWADEAHVVDNRRQYREKFDAVMPMLKGVLEFEAPDAAFYLWARVPGGDDTGFARELYRQQHVTVLPGAYLAREARGVNPGRGFVRIALVDTLAQCQEAAQRIVDFVSSQS; this is translated from the coding sequence GTGAATCCCCGCCTCCAGCAGCTTCAGCCCTATCCGTTCCAGAAATTGCGCGAATTGCTCGCCGGCGTCACGCCCGAGGCCGGGCTGTCGGCGATCAATCTGTCGATCGGCGAACCCAAGCACCCCACCCCGGCCTTCATCAAACAGGCCCTGACCGAGGCCCTGGGCGGCCTGGCCCACTACCCGGTGACCCAGGGTTCGGACACCCTGCGTGAGGCCATCGCCGGCTGGGCCCAGCGCCGCTATGGCGTCGAGCTCGACCCGGCGAGCCAGGTGCTGCCGGTCAACGGCAGCCGCGAGGCCCTGTTCGCCTTCGCCCAGGCGGTGATCGACCAGACCCGCCACGTCAAGCGCATCTTGAGCCCCAACCCCTTCTACCAGATCTACGAAGGCGCGGCGATCCTGGCCGGGGCCAAGCCCTACTTCCTCAACACCCTGCCCGAGAACGGCTTCCGCATGGATTTCTCCCTGGTGCCGGAGGATATGTGGGAGACGGTGCAGATGGTCTACGTCTGCTCGCCCGGCAACCCGACCGGCAAGGTGATGACGCTGGACGACTGGAGTGAACTGTTCGTCCTGGCCGACGAGTACGACTTCGTCATCGCCGCCGACGAATGCTATTCCGAAATCTATTTCGACGAGGGGGCCCCGCCGCTCGGCGCCCTCACCGCCGCCAAAGAACTCGGCCGCGATTTTTCCCGGCTGGTGGTGTTCAACAGCCTGTCCAAGCGCTCCAACGTGCCCGGCCTGCGCTCCGGCTTCGTCGCCGGCGACGCCGAGGTGATCCGGCAGTTTCTGCTCTACCGCACCTACCATGGCAGCGCCATGAACCCGGCGGTGCAGGCCGCATCAAGCGCCGCCTGGGCCGACGAGGCCCATGTCGTCGACAACCGCCGGCAGTACCGCGAGAAATTCGATGCGGTCATGCCCATGCTGAAGGGCGTGCTGGAATTCGAGGCGCCGGACGCCGCCTTCTACCTCTGGGCCCGGGTACCCGGTGGCGACGATACCGGCTTCGCCCGCGAGCTGTACCGGCAGCAGCATGTCACCGTGCTGCCCGGCGCCTACCTCGCGCGCGAGGCCAGGGGAGTCAACCCGGGCCGAGGCTTCGTGCGCATCGCCCTGGTCGATACCCTGGCCCAGTGTCAGGAGGCCGCGCAACGCATCGTCGATTTCGTTTCATCCCAATCCTGA
- a CDS encoding 5-oxoprolinase subunit PxpA — translation MLDLNCDLGEGEHPNRTRALMRRISSANVACGGHAGDMASMARCVRLAGEFGVRLGAHPGPASRADFGRAAIQPSPEQLAGWVLEQAGSLAELAARQNIRLHHIKLHGALYHASEAEPELAQAYVETVRRQFPGVRIYSRSGGRVARLARQAGIEAWEELFADRAYLADGQLVPRDRAGAVLHDPAWVTARLQRWLLSGEMETVDGGSVRLSGQTLCVHGDTERATALIRAIRVLLAAH, via the coding sequence ATGCTGGACCTGAACTGCGACCTCGGTGAAGGCGAACACCCGAACCGCACCCGCGCCCTGATGCGCCGGATCAGCTCGGCCAATGTCGCCTGTGGCGGCCATGCCGGCGACATGGCCAGCATGGCGCGCTGCGTGCGCCTGGCCGGCGAATTCGGGGTTAGGCTCGGCGCCCACCCCGGCCCGGCAAGCCGCGCGGATTTCGGCCGTGCGGCGATACAGCCCAGCCCCGAGCAACTCGCAGGCTGGGTGCTCGAGCAGGCCGGCTCCCTGGCGGAATTGGCGGCGCGCCAAAACATCCGGCTGCACCACATCAAGCTACACGGGGCGCTCTACCATGCGAGCGAAGCCGAGCCGGAACTGGCCCAGGCCTATGTCGAGACGGTGCGCCGGCAGTTCCCGGGCGTGCGAATCTACAGCCGCAGCGGCGGGCGGGTCGCCCGCCTCGCCCGGCAGGCCGGGATCGAGGCCTGGGAGGAGCTGTTCGCCGACCGCGCCTATCTGGCGGACGGCCAGCTGGTGCCGCGTGATCGGGCGGGAGCGGTGCTGCACGATCCGGCGTGGGTGACGGCGCGCCTGCAACGTTGGCTGCTCAGCGGCGAGATGGAAACCGTGGATGGCGGCAGCGTCCGGCTGTCCGGCCAGACGCTGTGCGTGCATGGCGACACGGAGAGGGCAACCGCGCTGATCCGGGCGATCCGAGTGCTACTGGCTGCGCATTAA
- a CDS encoding biotin-dependent carboxyltransferase family protein gives MMEGLEVLSPGLLTTVQDGGRPGWRRFGIPPGGAMDRAAWQNANRLLHNALDCPVLECLQGARLRALNETTVATSGAWGALAWTAQPGEIIEFPANLAGVWHYLALPGGVAAERFLGSASVCARAGIGTALAKGDRIVWLGNPAATLPPGVKCRHPIPLEDEFDIPDSLRLWPGPQWAQFDAAAQRGLFGQAWRISARSDRTGYRLVGAAIAPPAGELVSEPVRVGSIQVPPNGQPVITLYDGPTVGGYAKIALIDPADLDRLVQTRPGQSVRFTRMPGCWT, from the coding sequence ATGATGGAGGGGCTGGAAGTCCTCTCGCCCGGCCTGCTGACCACGGTCCAGGATGGCGGCCGCCCCGGCTGGCGCCGCTTCGGCATCCCGCCTGGCGGGGCCATGGATCGCGCCGCCTGGCAAAACGCCAACCGCCTCTTGCACAACGCCCTCGACTGCCCGGTGCTGGAATGCCTGCAGGGGGCACGCCTGCGTGCGCTAAACGAGACGACGGTGGCCACCAGCGGGGCCTGGGGTGCCTTGGCGTGGACCGCGCAGCCTGGCGAGATCATCGAGTTCCCGGCCAACCTGGCCGGCGTCTGGCATTACCTGGCGCTGCCCGGCGGCGTCGCCGCCGAGCGGTTTCTCGGCAGCGCCAGCGTTTGCGCCCGGGCCGGCATCGGCACGGCCCTGGCCAAGGGTGATCGCATCGTCTGGCTGGGCAATCCGGCCGCCACCCTGCCGCCCGGGGTGAAATGCCGCCATCCCATCCCCCTGGAAGACGAGTTCGACATCCCCGATTCGTTGCGCCTCTGGCCCGGTCCGCAATGGGCGCAGTTCGATGCGGCGGCCCAGCGCGGGCTGTTCGGCCAGGCCTGGCGGATTTCCGCCCGCAGCGACCGCACCGGCTACCGCCTGGTCGGTGCGGCCATTGCGCCACCGGCCGGCGAGCTGGTGAGCGAGCCGGTGCGCGTCGGCTCGATCCAGGTGCCGCCCAACGGTCAGCCGGTGATCACGCTCTACGACGGCCCGACCGTGGGCGGCTATGCCAAGATCGCCCTGATCGACCCGGCCGACCTGGATCGCCTGGTTCAGACCCGGCCGGGCCAGAGCGTGCGCTTCACGAGGATGCCCGGATGCTGGACCTGA
- a CDS encoding VOC family protein: MIKLTSLLHVSLLVADLARARAFYEGVLGLAPSPTRPEMGFDGVWYDIGAAQIHLICLPNPDPVEGRPAHGGRDRHTALAVEGWEALKTKLDAEGIAYSLSRSGRRALFVRDPDGNALELVEAI; this comes from the coding sequence ATGATCAAACTTACCTCGCTGCTGCATGTCTCGCTCCTGGTCGCCGACCTGGCGCGTGCCCGCGCCTTCTACGAGGGCGTGCTCGGCCTCGCGCCCAGCCCGACGCGGCCCGAAATGGGGTTCGACGGCGTCTGGTACGATATCGGCGCGGCCCAGATTCACCTGATCTGCCTGCCCAATCCCGACCCGGTCGAGGGCCGGCCGGCGCATGGCGGCCGCGACCGGCATACCGCCCTGGCGGTGGAAGGCTGGGAAGCATTGAAGACCAAGCTCGATGCCGAGGGTATCGCCTACAGCCTCAGCCGCTCGGGTCGGCGGGCGCTGTTTGTGCGCGACCCGGACGGCAATGCCCTGGAACTGGTGGAAGCCATCTGA
- the pxpB gene encoding 5-oxoprolinase subunit PxpB, whose amino-acid sequence MAARLTLTAYGPDAWLLRFAEQPGEAAWQAARAISQALEAEPPAHLLEYVPGYTSVLLEFAAGTTAADSPELKALLVRLRKRLGQAAAPGPIREIPVVYDGPDLPRVAEHAGLSTRAVAELHAETIYRVALIGFAPGFPYLDGLDPRLHTPRLDTPRPRVAAGSVAIGGAHTGIYSIPSPGGWNLIGRTEIPLFDPARVRPGREAEMCWLQMGDRVRFVPKRGGK is encoded by the coding sequence ATGGCCGCACGGCTGACGCTCACCGCTTACGGCCCCGACGCCTGGTTGCTGCGCTTCGCCGAGCAACCGGGCGAGGCGGCCTGGCAGGCGGCCCGGGCGATCAGCCAGGCGCTGGAGGCAGAGCCTCCGGCCCATCTGCTCGAATACGTGCCGGGCTATACCAGCGTGCTGCTGGAATTCGCCGCCGGCACCACGGCCGCCGATTCCCCTGAACTCAAGGCCCTGCTGGTCCGACTGCGCAAACGGCTCGGGCAAGCGGCCGCGCCCGGTCCGATCCGGGAGATTCCCGTGGTCTACGACGGGCCCGACCTGCCCCGGGTGGCCGAGCACGCCGGTTTGTCGACGCGCGCGGTGGCCGAGCTGCATGCCGAGACGATCTATCGCGTCGCCCTGATCGGTTTCGCCCCGGGCTTTCCCTATCTGGACGGCCTCGACCCGCGCCTGCACACGCCCAGGCTGGATACGCCCCGGCCCAGGGTGGCCGCCGGCAGCGTCGCCATCGGCGGCGCGCATACCGGCATCTATTCCATCCCCAGCCCGGGCGGCTGGAACCTGATCGGCCGCACCGAGATTCCCCTGTTCGACCCGGCGCGCGTCCGGCCAGGCCGCGAGGCCGAGATGTGCTGGCTGCAAATGGGCGATCGGGTGCGCTTCGTGCCCAAGCGAGGTGGCAAATGA
- a CDS encoding PilZ domain-containing protein — MNSTLRVEAFLPIAWEKQAMEPQTLAALRKGAQLLMHAFNLMDLSPLHESDGDNAHLQRLDAKVDLILHLLAQNLQGSRSLPTSVNVELGPEIVSWQEAGTLPAVGDTVVVALYLNPGLPLPVRLPAHVTASGDGRVTVRLAELGHELEEFWQQWVFRQHRREVHARRPGY, encoded by the coding sequence ATGAACAGCACCCTGCGCGTCGAAGCCTTCCTGCCCATCGCCTGGGAAAAACAGGCCATGGAGCCGCAGACCCTGGCCGCCCTGAGAAAGGGGGCTCAGCTCCTGATGCACGCCTTCAACCTGATGGATCTGAGCCCGCTCCACGAATCGGACGGTGACAACGCCCATCTGCAAAGGCTGGACGCCAAGGTCGACCTCATCCTGCACCTCTTGGCCCAGAACCTGCAGGGCAGCCGCTCCCTGCCGACCTCGGTGAATGTGGAATTGGGGCCGGAGATCGTAAGCTGGCAGGAAGCGGGCACGCTGCCTGCCGTCGGCGACACCGTGGTGGTCGCGCTCTACCTCAACCCCGGCCTGCCCCTGCCCGTGCGCCTGCCGGCCCACGTCACCGCCAGCGGCGATGGTCGGGTGACCGTGCGTCTGGCCGAACTGGGCCACGAACTGGAGGAATTCTGGCAGCAATGGGTGTTCCGCCAGCACCGGCGGGAGGTGCACGCCCGGCGGCCGGGCTATTGA
- a CDS encoding amidohydrolase family protein, with the protein MPSIERLARLNRTIGWSVFLLSACLSGSVHARGEWIDVHVHPIAGKGATPEAVDQAAQTLLQIMDSHNIQQAVIMPLPNPTPAATALNEHVASIGAKHAPRLAFMATGTLNLLLDKTSRLEVVPDEIRQKFEAVAEAQLARGAIGFGEIAALHVSHTATHHFIQTPPDHPLMLLLADIAARHGVPIDLHCDPVAEDMATPAKLISPRNPPQLKGNLAAMERLLAHNRKAVIVWAHIGSHPTDALSPKLTGELLERHPNLYFSIRPFGGNDATDLVSSRGGVNSDWLALLRAYPDRFVIGTDSFIVAHDFAGNDAARTLSMGASKNRDGVFKLLLALPDDLARQIGYENAIRIYKLKPVTR; encoded by the coding sequence ATGCCAAGCATCGAACGCCTTGCCCGCCTGAACCGAACCATCGGCTGGAGTGTTTTTCTACTGAGCGCATGCCTGAGCGGCTCGGTCCACGCGCGCGGCGAGTGGATCGACGTGCATGTGCATCCGATCGCGGGCAAGGGCGCCACGCCGGAGGCCGTGGATCAGGCCGCCCAGACCCTGCTGCAGATCATGGACAGCCACAACATCCAGCAGGCGGTCATCATGCCGCTGCCCAACCCCACGCCGGCGGCGACCGCGCTCAACGAACACGTCGCCAGCATCGGAGCGAAACATGCCCCGCGCCTGGCCTTCATGGCCACGGGCACGCTGAACCTGCTGCTGGACAAGACCAGCCGTCTGGAGGTGGTCCCGGACGAAATCCGGCAAAAGTTCGAGGCCGTGGCCGAGGCCCAGCTTGCCCGGGGCGCCATCGGCTTCGGCGAGATCGCGGCGCTGCATGTCTCGCACACCGCGACCCATCATTTCATCCAGACCCCGCCGGATCACCCCCTCATGCTGCTGCTGGCGGACATCGCCGCGCGCCATGGCGTGCCGATCGATTTGCACTGCGACCCCGTGGCCGAGGACATGGCCACCCCGGCCAAGCTCATTTCGCCGCGCAACCCGCCGCAGCTCAAGGGCAACCTGGCGGCCATGGAGCGCCTGCTCGCCCACAACCGCAAGGCGGTCATCGTCTGGGCGCACATCGGCTCGCATCCGACCGACGCCTTGTCGCCCAAGCTCACGGGCGAACTGCTCGAACGCCATCCGAATCTGTATTTCAGCATTCGCCCGTTCGGGGGCAATGATGCCACCGATCTGGTCAGCTCGCGCGGCGGCGTCAACAGTGACTGGCTCGCGTTGCTGCGCGCCTACCCGGACCGCTTCGTCATTGGCACCGACAGCTTCATCGTGGCCCACGATTTCGCCGGCAACGATGCGGCAAGGACACTCTCGATGGGGGCGAGCAAGAACCGGGACGGCGTCTTCAAGCTGCTGCTCGCCTTGCCCGACGACCTGGCGCGCCAGATCGGCTATGAAAACGCCATCCGGATTTACAAATTGAAGCCCGTCACGCGCTGA
- the dapD gene encoding 2,3,4,5-tetrahydropyridine-2,6-dicarboxylate N-succinyltransferase — translation MQELQTIIEEAFERRAEITPRNVEPKVKDAVLSVIDLLDMGQLRVAERSQDQSAGGQNWVTHQWIKKAVLLSFRLEDNSFIKGGYTNYYDKVPSKFADFNSKDFREGGFRVVPPAAVRKGSFIAKNVVLMPSYVNIGAYVDEGTMVDTWATVGSCAQIGKNVHLSGGVGIGGVLEPVQANPTIIGDNCFIGARSEIVEGVVVEDNCVISMGVYIGQSTKIYDRETGEIHYGRVPAGSVVVSGNLPSNDGKYSLYCAVIVKKVDAKTLSKVGINELLRGI, via the coding sequence ATGCAAGAACTGCAAACCATCATCGAAGAGGCCTTCGAGCGCCGCGCCGAGATCACCCCGCGCAACGTCGAGCCCAAGGTCAAGGACGCCGTGCTCTCCGTCATCGACCTTTTGGACATGGGCCAGCTGCGCGTGGCCGAGCGCAGCCAAGATCAAAGCGCTGGGGGCCAGAACTGGGTGACCCACCAGTGGATCAAGAAGGCGGTGCTGCTCTCTTTCCGCCTGGAGGACAACAGCTTCATCAAGGGCGGCTACACCAACTACTACGACAAGGTGCCGTCCAAGTTCGCCGACTTCAACTCCAAGGACTTCCGCGAGGGCGGCTTCCGCGTGGTGCCGCCGGCCGCCGTGCGCAAGGGCAGCTTCATCGCCAAGAACGTGGTGCTGATGCCCTCCTACGTCAACATCGGCGCCTATGTCGATGAAGGCACCATGGTCGATACCTGGGCCACCGTCGGTTCCTGCGCCCAGATCGGCAAGAACGTGCACCTGTCCGGCGGCGTCGGCATCGGCGGCGTGCTCGAGCCGGTACAGGCCAACCCCACCATCATCGGCGACAACTGCTTCATCGGTGCCCGCTCCGAGATCGTCGAGGGCGTGGTGGTGGAGGACAACTGCGTCATCTCCATGGGCGTCTACATCGGTCAGTCGACCAAGATCTATGACCGCGAGACCGGCGAGATCCACTACGGCCGCGTGCCGGCCGGTTCGGTCGTGGTGTCCGGCAACCTGCCCTCCAACGACGGCAAATACAGCCTGTACTGCGCGGTGATCGTGAAGAAGGTCGACGCCAAGACCCTGTCCAAGGTCGGCATCAACGAACTCTTGCGGGGTATCTGA
- a CDS encoding DMT family transporter — protein sequence MRKQNLLPPLGLLTAATVWGIVWYPYRLLEEAGISGSLASLITYLIALVPVLLLCGRDFLRQREQRGWLVLVALATGWTNLAYVLAVIHGEVMRVLLLFYLAPLWTVFFARLILGERVNQFGYLVMGLSLAGAYVMLARNGGLPLPTNFAEWMGLSAGVAFALANVLSRKMREVATGVRSLWVFLGVVGIAAFPVGFEGGALTAVAGLDSAHWLILIGVGLLLVLATFAVQYGLAHTPASQAIVILLSELVIAAIASRLLAHEVMDAREWLGGALIVAASLFSGRIHQETKT from the coding sequence ATGCGCAAGCAAAACCTCCTGCCGCCCCTCGGCCTGCTTACCGCCGCCACGGTCTGGGGCATCGTCTGGTATCCCTACCGCCTGCTGGAGGAGGCCGGCATCTCCGGCAGCCTGGCCTCGCTCATCACCTATCTCATCGCCCTGGTGCCGGTGTTGCTCCTCTGCGGCCGCGATTTCCTGCGCCAGCGGGAGCAGCGCGGCTGGCTGGTCCTGGTCGCCCTGGCCACCGGCTGGACCAACCTGGCCTATGTGCTGGCCGTCATCCACGGCGAGGTCATGCGGGTGCTGCTGCTGTTCTACCTGGCCCCGCTCTGGACGGTGTTCTTCGCCCGGCTGATCCTGGGCGAACGGGTAAATCAATTTGGTTATCTGGTCATGGGCCTGTCCCTGGCCGGGGCCTACGTCATGCTCGCCCGCAACGGCGGCCTGCCGTTGCCGACCAATTTCGCCGAGTGGATGGGCCTGTCGGCCGGCGTCGCCTTCGCCCTGGCCAATGTGCTGTCGCGCAAGATGCGCGAGGTGGCCACCGGCGTGCGCAGCCTCTGGGTTTTCCTCGGCGTGGTCGGCATCGCCGCCTTCCCGGTCGGCTTCGAGGGCGGGGCGCTCACAGCCGTGGCCGGGCTCGATTCCGCCCACTGGCTGATCCTGATCGGGGTCGGCCTCCTGCTGGTGCTGGCCACCTTCGCCGTGCAATACGGCCTGGCCCACACCCCGGCCAGTCAGGCCATCGTCATCCTGCTCAGCGAACTGGTCATCGCCGCCATCGCCAGTCGCTTATTGGCGCATGAAGTGATGGACGCGCGCGAATGGCTGGGCGGCGCCCTGATCGTGGCGGCCAGCCTGTTCTCGGGCCGGATTCATCAAGAGACGAAAACATAG
- a CDS encoding FGGY-family carbohydrate kinase has product MVRYALGLDFGTGGVRAMALAPTEEIEAAERIDFGHLAEQEAARVWRDSLFEVIAMLPQGVRKRIGSIALDGTSGTVLACDSELDPLHPPLLYHDARARVEAERIADIAGPEHSAASASSGLAKVLWLQARPDLGAIRCYLNQADWLTALLSGRAGLSDYHNALKLGFDVAAKRWPVWIGQLVPLARLPQVVAPGSDIGPIEHAQANRLGLAGDCLIRAGTTDSIAAFLAAGVRRPGEAVTSLGTTLVLKLLSEKRVEAARYGVYSHWFGRLWLAGGASNAGGGVLRQFFDDVRIAALSSEIDPQADSGLDYYPLPQSGERFPVNDPALPPRLSPRPAADRQFLHGLLEGLARIEAQGYARLAELGATPLVRVVSTGGGARNETYRRIRQRLLQVEVATAQEQEAAFGAARLALHGTALFPLQSKT; this is encoded by the coding sequence TTGGTTCGCTACGCCCTCGGCCTCGACTTCGGCACCGGCGGGGTGCGGGCCATGGCCCTGGCCCCCACCGAAGAGATCGAGGCGGCCGAGCGCATTGACTTCGGCCATCTGGCCGAGCAAGAGGCGGCAAGGGTCTGGCGCGACAGCCTGTTCGAGGTCATCGCCATGTTGCCTCAAGGCGTGCGCAAGCGTATCGGCAGCATTGCCCTCGACGGCACCTCGGGCACAGTGCTGGCCTGTGATTCTGAACTCGATCCGCTGCATCCGCCCCTGCTCTACCACGATGCCCGCGCCAGGGTCGAGGCCGAGCGCATCGCCGACATCGCCGGTCCAGAACACAGCGCCGCCAGCGCCAGCTCGGGCCTGGCCAAGGTGCTCTGGCTGCAAGCCCGGCCCGATCTTGGCGCCATTCGCTGCTACCTCAACCAGGCCGACTGGCTGACCGCCCTGCTCTCCGGCCGGGCCGGCCTGTCCGACTATCACAACGCCTTGAAGCTGGGCTTCGATGTCGCGGCAAAGCGCTGGCCTGTCTGGATTGGGCAGTTGGTGCCGCTGGCTCGCCTGCCCCAAGTCGTCGCCCCCGGCAGCGACATCGGCCCGATCGAGCACGCCCAGGCCAACCGGCTCGGCCTTGCCGGCGATTGCCTGATCCGCGCCGGCACCACCGACTCCATCGCCGCCTTCCTCGCCGCTGGCGTGCGCCGCCCGGGCGAGGCGGTGACCTCGCTCGGCACCACCCTGGTCCTGAAATTGTTGTCGGAAAAGCGGGTCGAGGCGGCCCGCTACGGCGTCTACAGCCATTGGTTCGGCCGGCTCTGGCTGGCCGGCGGCGCCTCCAATGCCGGCGGCGGCGTCCTGCGCCAATTCTTCGACGATGTCCGGATCGCGGCGCTCTCGAGCGAGATCGACCCCCAGGCCGACAGCGGCCTCGACTACTATCCGCTGCCCCAATCGGGCGAGCGCTTCCCGGTCAACGACCCGGCCCTGCCGCCCCGGCTGAGCCCGCGGCCGGCCGCCGACCGCCAGTTCCTGCACGGTCTGCTCGAAGGCCTGGCCCGAATCGAGGCCCAAGGCTACGCCCGCCTGGCCGAACTCGGCGCCACGCCGCTGGTCCGCGTGGTCTCCACCGGCGGCGGCGCCCGCAACGAGACCTATCGCCGCATCCGCCAGCGTCTGCTCCAGGTCGAGGTCGCGACGGCGCAGGAACAGGAGGCTGCCTTCGGGGCGGCCCGGCTCGCCCTGCATGGCACGGCGTTGTTTCCTCTACAATCGAAAACATGA
- the sucB gene encoding dihydrolipoyllysine-residue succinyltransferase, translated as MRVEIKAPELSESVQTGTLLAWRKQAGEAVRRDETIADLETDKVILEISAPASGVLAELRVAEEAEVRAGQVLAILETDEAVASPGPVATPSEAAPIAPPPAPEPEPAAPAPASAEPAVQPARPPECPPCPPCTTGERAERRVPMSRLRQRIAERLKQAQQTAALLTTFNEINMQPVQELRGRYKARFEQERGVKLGLMSFFVKATCQALKQFPALNAYVDGHEIVHHDYYDIGVAVSSERGLVVPVLRDADRMSFAEIEQAIADFARRANSLELALEELEGGTFTISNGGVFGSLLSTPIVNPPQSGVLGLHRIQDRPVAENGQVVIRPMMYVALTYDHRIVDGREAVSFLKAIKDDLEDPARLLLEL; from the coding sequence ATGCGCGTCGAGATCAAGGCCCCCGAACTCTCCGAATCGGTGCAGACCGGCACGCTCCTGGCCTGGCGCAAACAGGCCGGCGAGGCGGTCAGGCGCGACGAGACCATCGCCGACCTGGAGACCGACAAGGTGATCCTGGAGATCAGCGCCCCGGCCTCGGGCGTGCTGGCCGAGTTGCGCGTGGCGGAGGAGGCCGAGGTCCGGGCCGGCCAGGTCTTGGCCATCCTGGAGACCGACGAGGCGGTGGCCAGCCCCGGGCCGGTAGCCACGCCGAGCGAAGCCGCCCCGATTGCGCCGCCCCCGGCACCCGAGCCAGAACCGGCGGCACCGGCGCCTGCCAGCGCCGAGCCCGCCGTCCAGCCTGCCCGGCCGCCGGAGTGTCCGCCCTGTCCACCCTGTACCACCGGCGAGCGGGCCGAGCGCCGCGTGCCCATGAGCCGGTTGCGCCAGCGCATCGCCGAGCGGCTGAAACAGGCCCAGCAGACCGCCGCCCTGCTCACCACCTTCAACGAGATCAACATGCAGCCGGTGCAGGAGCTGCGCGGCCGCTACAAGGCGCGCTTCGAGCAGGAGCGCGGCGTCAAGCTCGGCCTGATGTCCTTCTTCGTCAAGGCCACCTGCCAGGCGCTCAAGCAGTTCCCGGCGCTGAACGCCTATGTCGATGGCCATGAGATCGTGCATCACGATTACTACGACATCGGCGTGGCGGTCAGTTCCGAGCGCGGCCTGGTGGTGCCGGTGCTGCGCGATGCCGACCGCATGAGCTTTGCCGAGATCGAGCAGGCCATCGCCGATTTCGCCCGGCGCGCCAACAGCCTGGAACTCGCCCTGGAAGAGCTGGAGGGCGGCACCTTCACCATCTCCAACGGCGGTGTGTTCGGCTCGCTCCTGTCCACCCCCATCGTCAACCCGCCGCAGTCCGGCGTGCTCGGCCTGCACCGAATCCAGGACCGGCCCGTCGCCGAGAACGGCCAGGTGGTGATCCGGCCCATGATGTACGTGGCGCTGACCTACGACCACCGCATCGTCGACGGCCGCGAGGCGGTGAGCTTTCTGAAAGCGATCAAGGACGATCTGGAAGACCCGGCCCGGCTGCTGCTGGAGCTTTAG